One window from the genome of bacterium encodes:
- a CDS encoding FAD-dependent oxidoreductase produces MTAIPDKTYDVIVAGGGPAGMIAAIASARNGAHTLLIERSECLGGTATSGLLCNWGAFDNADRRNDFARMRLYEDNQPWPDELKNEGERIIKGIPEEMLIRMQSVGAASKIPLGYISINPEYLKIIADEMVRQAGAEIIYGISALSAERTNNEWAVDTCSKSGQVIFKTRQVIDASGDADLARFAGAEIVRGRQSDGTMQPPTLVFMIGNANVRESDVYLSLNKNFREATGRKMGCWTPVPLMPGVFSINNLHSPGVDGCSPWDVSHAVEHCRREAIELTELFRRNIPGCENVFLIDTAPSLGIRETVRIVGDYTLTEDDVLSARKFPDGICRYAHNIDVHLPDAHLDKLENHGFVPAGSDYHVPYKCMLPKNLDDFLVAGRTISATHFAAGSARVMPCCMAIGQAAGTAAALSVKMNTTPRKLPVDTLIGTLLDQGVCL; encoded by the coding sequence ATGACCGCTATACCGGATAAAACATATGATGTCATAGTTGCCGGAGGCGGGCCTGCGGGCATGATAGCGGCTATTGCATCTGCAAGGAATGGAGCCCATACGCTTTTGATCGAACGGTCGGAATGTCTGGGTGGAACGGCTACGAGTGGGCTGCTGTGCAACTGGGGTGCATTCGATAACGCAGACCGAAGAAATGACTTCGCCCGCATGCGCCTGTACGAAGACAACCAGCCATGGCCTGATGAGCTGAAAAACGAGGGCGAGCGCATTATAAAAGGCATCCCGGAAGAAATGCTGATCCGAATGCAGTCTGTCGGCGCGGCTTCGAAAATACCACTCGGATATATATCTATCAACCCCGAATACTTGAAGATTATTGCAGATGAAATGGTCAGGCAGGCCGGAGCAGAGATAATCTATGGCATTTCAGCTCTGTCGGCAGAGCGCACAAACAATGAGTGGGCAGTGGACACATGCTCCAAAAGCGGACAAGTAATTTTCAAAACCAGGCAGGTCATAGATGCGTCCGGTGATGCCGACCTGGCACGATTTGCAGGCGCCGAAATTGTCAGAGGCAGGCAGAGCGACGGGACAATGCAGCCGCCGACATTGGTGTTCATGATCGGAAACGCTAACGTCAGAGAATCGGATGTCTACCTGAGCCTGAATAAGAACTTCCGCGAAGCTACAGGCCGGAAAATGGGCTGCTGGACGCCAGTGCCGTTGATGCCGGGAGTTTTCAGCATCAATAATCTGCACAGCCCAGGCGTGGATGGATGCTCGCCATGGGACGTCTCACATGCCGTTGAACACTGCCGCAGAGAAGCTATCGAGCTTACCGAACTATTTCGACGCAACATACCAGGCTGTGAAAATGTCTTCCTGATCGACACCGCCCCGAGCCTTGGTATACGCGAGACCGTGCGGATTGTCGGAGACTACACTCTTACTGAAGATGATGTGCTCTCGGCGCGCAAGTTTCCGGACGGCATATGCAGGTATGCACACAACATTGATGTGCATCTGCCCGATGCTCATCTGGACAAGCTCGAAAATCACGGATTTGTGCCCGCCGGATCGGACTATCATGTCCCATACAAATGTATGCTGCCTAAAAATCTGGACGACTTCCTGGTTGCGGGGCGCACGATCTCGGCCACACATTTTGCAGCCGGAAGCGCCAGGGTGATGCCCTGCTGTATGGCAATAGGTCAGGCCGCAGGAACCGCAGCAGCTCTGTCGGTCAAGATGAACACGACTCCCCGCAAACTGCCTGTTGACACATTGATAGGCACACTTCTCGATCAGGGAGTCTGCCTCTGA
- the hisG gene encoding ATP phosphoribosyltransferase — protein sequence MTLKIALPKGSLQEATFGLFKKAGWDFRVSSRSYHPSCDDPEIEATLLRAQEIARYVEAGVLDVGITGHDNVRECDADVHEVCELHYSKATTKPYRWVLAAPKDSGIKGPKDLEGKRVATELVNVTKRYFQEHGVNCRVEFSWGATEVKVPELVDAIVEGTETGSTLKAHGLEILDTLLVSTTRLIANKDAWNDEWKRRKIENIAMLLQAALTADGLVGLKMNIPCNKLDDILAELPSLKKPTISPLADEGWVAAEIIVEEHAVRELIPSLKRAGASGIVEYALNKVIY from the coding sequence TTGACACTTAAGATTGCGCTGCCGAAAGGGAGCTTGCAGGAAGCTACATTTGGTCTTTTCAAGAAAGCGGGCTGGGATTTCAGGGTCTCGTCACGATCATATCATCCATCCTGTGACGATCCTGAGATAGAAGCCACACTGCTGCGCGCACAGGAGATTGCGCGTTACGTGGAGGCGGGAGTGCTGGATGTCGGCATCACGGGCCACGACAACGTACGCGAATGTGACGCGGATGTTCACGAAGTCTGTGAACTGCACTATTCCAAAGCCACCACAAAACCATATCGCTGGGTGCTTGCGGCTCCCAAGGATTCCGGAATCAAAGGACCCAAAGACCTGGAAGGCAAGCGTGTGGCAACAGAACTTGTAAACGTTACTAAGCGCTATTTTCAGGAACATGGGGTCAACTGCCGGGTAGAGTTCTCATGGGGCGCGACGGAGGTCAAAGTCCCCGAACTGGTGGATGCGATAGTCGAAGGAACTGAAACAGGCAGCACCCTCAAGGCGCATGGTCTGGAAATTCTCGATACTCTGCTCGTCTCCACGACACGTCTGATTGCAAATAAAGACGCATGGAACGACGAGTGGAAACGCCGCAAGATCGAAAACATTGCCATGCTGCTGCAGGCCGCTCTCACAGCGGACGGGCTTGTGGGTCTCAAGATGAATATTCCTTGCAATAAGCTCGACGACATTCTGGCCGAGCTTCCCAGCCTCAAAAAGCCGACCATTTCGCCGCTTGCGGACGAGGGTTGGGTCGCTGCTGAGATTATTGTGGAAGAACACGCCGTTCGTGAGCTTATCCCAAGCCTCAAGCGCGCAGGAGCATCAGGGATTGTGGAGTATGCGCTTAATAAAGTGATTTATTAG